The window CTGGGCGGCCAAGTATTTGCGGGTATTCTCATCAGACGGAAAGACGGAAGAAGTAGCACCCAGCTCAGCACCGAAATTGGTGATGGTGGCTCGGTCGGTCAAACTCAGTTCAGCCACGCCTGGGCCGAAATACTCCATGATGTACCCTACCCCACCTTTTACAGTGAGCTGCCGCAGAACCTCCAGCAGAACATCGCGGGCTGCAACCCAGGGCTGCAATTTGCCGGTGAGTTTGATGCCGTAGATTTTCGGCATGATCAGGTAAAAAGGCTTACCCGCCATCGCCATAGCCACATCCAGACCACCAGCACCCATTGCCAGCATACCCATGCCGCCACCAGTCGGGGTGTGGGAATCAGAACCCAGCAGGGTTTTACCAGGCACACCGAAGCGCTCCAGGTGAACCTGATGACAGATGCCGTTGCCTGGAGGGGAAAAATGGAGACCGAATTTGCGGGCCGCGCCCTGCAGGAAGATATGGTCGTCCGCGTTTTTAAAGTCAGACTGAAGCATATTATGATCAACATAGCTCACAGACAACTCGGTCTGCACACGGGGAATACCAATGGCCTCAAACTCCAGATAAGCCATCGTTCCGGTGGCATCCTGGGTCAGGGTCTGGTCAATACGCAGCCCGATCTCTTCACCTTTTTTTAACTCGCCTTCCACCAGATGAGCGGCCAGTATTTTCTCCGCAACAGTCTGTCCCATAATACATTCTCCTTAAAACTAAAAATATCTACCGTCCACGACCTGTGGTCACAACGAAGCAGGAAAGTTGATCGACTACCTCCAGGGAGGGAGATCATACTTCCGTATACCTTCCATCTCGACCCAGCGGGTCGAGACGACAAAACATGAACATTGGCTTGGCCGGTTTCACCGACCACTTTCATAGAAAAAAATACATGCGCTGTTCGCGCGAACCTTCTGTGTGAATAATCTGCGGCCCATTAAACATGATCAGGGAAAAAAATGCCCTGATTTTTTCATGGGGAAAGGGAGGTCAGCAGGAAGAAGGGGCAATATTACAGTTCTGCCCCGCAGAATTTGCAATACCTGGCATCTACATCGTGGCCCTCTGCGCTGCATTGCAGACAGGTCTGGGTTGATACCTTGCGCTTGAAAGTCTGGGACATTTCCACCGTCACAATGCCTGTGGGCACGGCAATAATTCCATAGCCGAGGATCATCACTATGGAAGAAAATGCCTGGCCGATGATGGTCTGCGGCGAGATATCGCCATATCCGACCGTGGTCATGGTCACGATTGCCCAGTAGATACTGCGGGGGATGCTGGTGAAGCCGTTTTCTCTGCCCTCAATGACATACATCAGGGAGCCGAAGATGATAACCAAGGTAAATACGGTGAAGAGAAAGACGGAGATCTTGCGCCTGCTCGCCATCAGTGCCTTGAGAAGGAGGTTTGCCTCACCGAGGTAGGTTGCTAGTTTCAGGATACGAAAAATGCGGAGTATCCGCAGAATCCTGATAACCAGCAGATACTGGGTTCCGGGCAGAAAGAGACTGACGTAGGTCGGGATGATTGCGAGCAGATCAATCACCCCGTAGAAGCTGATTGCATATTTAAGCGGCCTGCCCACACAAAGCAGTCGTAAGATATATTCTCCAGTAAAAAGGAAGGTGAAAAACCATTCTATCCCGTAGAGCAAGCTGCCATGCTGAGCGCGGAACAAGTCAATACTGTCCAGCATAACCGTGATGACGCTGATCAGGATGCCGCCGATCAGTACGACATCGAATGCTTTACCGGCCGGAGTATCGGCTTCAAAGATTACTTCATGCAATCTGCCTCGCCAAGGGGCATGGAAAGGTCTTTTCTCTTGATAATCGTCTTGCTGGGGTTTCATTACTACGTTTTTACCAATTCTCTCTGAAACGGATCTTTCTCCGAGTTAGGGCTAGCCAATTATCTGGTCCGGATTTGCGACATCAGACTCTTCAGTGCCATTTTACTGTTCGCCCCTCTCTGGATCAAGGAGTCTGCCAAGAAAGAGGATATTGCCTGTCGCCTTGTCCCGGATCAGGAAGAAGAAGGGATGATCAGCTCGAAAAATTTTAGGGGTTGAAATACATCTTGTCATAGAAGCCGCTGTGGCAGCGGCGGCCTCTGTCCCCTCCTCATTCACTTCTATAAAAGCCTTGTGAAGGATGTGATCGATAGAAAGACTTTTTGTTCCATCCATGCCTGAAAAATCTGCATCTGCACTGAAGGCCTCCCGTATGCCCAAGTCCTGCAAAGGCGGTTTAAACTCAAAGGTTCCCCAGTCAATCTTGAACTTGGGCAGGAAAACATCCACTTCCTCCTTACTCAACCACCCCGTCAGTTCCTCTAAATTCTCCGCTTTGAGCTCGCTTTCCAACTCTGGCAGATCTTCAGGTCTACCAGGGAGAATAATCAGCATGGACAGCTCGTTGCCGACATACGGCAATTCCAGAATCTGCCCTCTCTTGGTCTCGCCATGATCGGACTCGCTATACTCGAACTCGATGTAACCGAATCGTCCTCTTTGGTGCATCAAGGGTACCTGGGTTGTTGAACCGTCGGGCAGGGTGAACTTGGCATTAGCGGTCTGCGCCGGGTCAAATTGGCTGGCCCAATTCCCTTTGAAATAGATAGCATTGACCAAAACCAGCGTGGTCAGTGAATCTATATCGTCCGGGCCGATGAGGTCTTTGATCCGACCCTGGGTTTTCTCTTCCACCCATGTGTTAATGATCTGGCGTGCCTCTTCGGCTGCCTGCGCATAGTCCAGGGGGATACTTGTGCTTCCGTAATACATTTTGAGGAGTTCCAGGTACTCCGGCAGCAAAGGATACTCCTTGTGCGGCCACAGCGAATTAGCCGTATGGAGCTGAACACCTCCTGCCTCCTGCATCTTGTCGTAGAGAGCGCTCAGCTCGGCAAAGGCTGGGTGGAGCTTGTCCTGGCTGAGGGTGAAGTGGAGAGCATCGGCCATTTCCTCTGCTGTCTTGTTGCGGGCACCTCCGTAGGTCATAGCCAGTGCAGAAAATATACTGTACGAAGAGAAAAAGAGGTTTCCTTCCTCCTGCTTCAGTACCGAATACAAGGACAAGGCAAAGCGAATATTGCTTTCAGTGAGCTCTCTGAGATCCTGGCTAACAGGATGTGGTTGCTTAAAAACATCTCGTGATCCCCTCATACTTCCCTCCTCTACGGGTTGTTTTAGAAGTAATATCAGAACGTACAATATGATGAGCAGGTAAAATCCAACGACTATTGAATACTGGAGCCAAAGCTGCTTCTTGCCCAATTTTATGATTCGACCAGACTTGCTTCGTGCTATTGCTTCGCCGCAATTCGGGCAGAGTTCACTAATCTTGAAGAAGTACTTGGTTAGGTATTGCTCCCGATGGATTGTCTTGCCGCAGTAAGGGCAAGTGTTATAACTCATGCGCTATCCCTTTTCTTCGGGCGGGGTTAGTTGCTGCTTCGCCAGATACTCCTGAAGCTGCTTATGCAGGAAATGGTAGCTGCCGCCTGCCCGTTGCAGCACCTTGCGTTGGTGCATGGTGTCCAGTCAGGGGATTAACAGCAGAGGATTACCCTTCTCCCCTTGGGGATAATCGTGCGTCACTAGGGGATAAAACCTCGCCCCCTGTGACCGGACATAATCCCCTGAGGGACGGTCTTTCGTCATAAGGGGATTACCTTGCGCCCCTTGGGGATGATTATGCGTCACTAGGGGATAAGGCCGCGCCCCCTGTGACCGAAGACAATCCCCTTAGGGTGAACGTTGCGGAACAGGGGGATGGGGATGCGTACTTGGGGAAGCTATTTGCGGAACTTCCGCATCTTCTTGACCAGCTCGTCATCCTTGCCCAGCAGGCCGGAAATCAGGTCGGCAAAATCGGAGGCGTCTTTATAGGCGTCATCCAGGGTGAGATTGGCCTGAGCCGTGGCCTCTTTCGCCTTGGCCGCCGCTTCCTGCTGCGCGATTTCCGCTGTGTCGGCAGTATTTTTCTTGGTCTTCAGCTCATCAACCCGTTCAGCGGGGTCAAAGCCTTTGTCGGTCAACACCTCCTGATTTTCTTCAACAAGAGTGATGATCTGCGTAACAAAATCTCGTTTTTTCGCTTCTGTCATTTTGCTCATGATGTCGTGTAAGGTTGAGGTTATGGGGTAAGGACGGACCTCCTTTTGACGATCTTAGGTGGAATTGTGACAAAGACCCGTTGTCCGACCTGCTGCTTCCGCATGAAATACCGACCCAGTTTATACACATCGTATTTGTGTTCCGAGGCTATCTGCTCTCGTATTTTTCGTGTTTCTTTTACAATAGGGTCTTCCATCATAATTCATCTCCGAATAGTTCTTCCGGGGTACAGATAACCGGTGCAATAAGGCCATGCTCAACAGCGGCAGTCCGAATACTTTCTCTTTTCTCTGCATTGGCAATATGCTTGCAGTTCCAGGTCAGCAGGAAATCCACATTGTTCACACAACAGACAGCGATGTGCAGAGCATCCTGCGCCGCTTTTTGGGGAACAGCTCCACTTTGGATCAGCTTGTCCGCAAAGTCAAGCGCTTCTTCGGTTACAGCTATAAAAGGAATGTCCCTGAGAAGGTCCAACCGTCTCTGTGCCGCTTCCGGGTGCCCCTGCCCTGCTTCCTCTGCAACGATTTCGGATATAACGATTTCAAAACAGCTTCTTCTTTGCTCCCACCACTCCTGGCTTATAGTCTGATGGGCGGAGACGATAAGATCTCTGCTTGGTCGGGCGGTGAGATAACTGACGAAACTTGTTTCAAGGTAGACGAATTCTTTGTTCATAACGTGATGAGTATAGTTTTGATCCGTTTACCGAAGGGTTGGGGCATTCTGCTCATGATGTTGTGTAAGGTTGAGGTTATCGGTTGAAAAATGCATCATCTTTGTACCGCTGAATCATTCCGTCACAGTGTCTGTTGCTTTGCCAGGTAGTCCCGGAGTTGCTTGTGGAGGAAATGGTAGCTGCCCCGCCCACTGTGCCTTCATCATTTCCTTCATCTTTTTATAATTCTCCTGAATCATGCCAATATCAGGGTGACCGTTGGGAAATTTTGCATTAAGAATAGCCAAGGCGCGCAGATACAGCGGCTCGGCCTTCTCGTAACGATTCTGCGTGCGATACAGTCCGGCAAGATTGTTCAAAATGGTTGCCGTTGAGGGATGGTCTTTGCCCAATTTTTTCTCGAAAATCTCCAGTGAACGCTTGTACAGTGACTTGGCTTCCCCATAACGGCCCTGCGATTCATACAGCGATGCCAAATTATTCAGGGTGGTGGCCACTGAAGGATGGTCTTTGCCCAACGCTTTCTCTGAAATCTCCAGCGACTGCTTGTACAGCGGATCAGCCTCTTCATAACGGCGTTGCTTTCTGTACAGCTCGGCAAGATTATTCAGAGTGACAGCTACATTAGGATGATCTTTACCGAGCGTTTCCTCGGAGATTTCTAACGAACGCTTATACAGGGGTTCGGCTCTATTGTAACGGCCCTGCTCGCAATACAGCAAGGCTATACTATCCAAGCTGTTTGCTACATCAGGATGTTTTTTACCGAGCTTCTCTTCTCTAATCTTTAGTGAACTATTGTACAGCGGTTCGGCTTCATCGTAACGCCCCTGTACCCGATAAAGGTTAGCCAGATTGCCCAGAGTATTTGTTACATAAGGATGATCTTTACCAAGCTTATTTTCTTTGATTACCAATGAACGCTGATAAAGCGGCACGGCCTTTTCGTACCGGCTCTGCGTAACATACAGCCGTGCCAGATTATTCAAGACCGCCGCTACATGAAGGTGTTCCTTTCCGAGAGTTTTCTCAGCAACCTCTAACGCACGCTTGTATATCGGCTCTGCTTTCTTATAACAGCCTTGATATTCATAAACCAAACCCAATTCATTCAAGGCTAAAGCCAACTCAATATCCTCTTTTCCTTCCTGCTCTCGGATTGCCAGCAGATGTTCCAGCCATTCCTTTGCCCGCTGATAATCGCCCATCTTCCATGCCATTATCCCGGCAGCAAGCAGATAAGTGGGATTACTCGGCGCAAGATCAGCTGCCCCGGCATAATTGCGCAGGGCTTTGCTGTAATCCAACCTATCTTCAGCCAGCCGCCCGCTCTGGAGCAGGGCCTCTGCCACAGTCTGGCCTGCCTCTGCTGCCACTCGGTCAAAAAGCTGCTCGGCCAGCTCAGTATCGCCCTGCGCCAGCCGTTCCTCAGCCTCGGCAAGCTGCTCCTTTGGCAATTTGCCTGCCAGCAGCAGCAGCTTCTCTTGGGATTCCTCCAGCAACCGCAACTTTTCCTGATAGCTCTCCTCCAGATTGGCTAATTTCCGTTCAATCTCCTCCCGTTTCTGCTTCTCCAGAAAATAGTTTCCGTGCTGCTCAAGCAAGTGCTCCTTATATTTGTCAATGGTCAGTACGTTCTCGTCCAGCAATTCGCTGGCATCAAGCGACACGGAAGCAGCCTTTGGCTTGCGCAGGCAGGCACAGAGCTTGGAGCAGACAAAACCAATCACAGCAAGGCTTGCTGAAACAACAGCAATTCCCCAGCCGCTCCAAATCACATCTGGATTATCCGGAAGCAAGTCCCATATCGCCTTAATCTGTCCCATCAAGTCTATGAAAGTCGTCTTAACCAGTTCCAGCAAGTCCACGCCGTTCTCCCTCTTCTCTCCTGCTCACTC is drawn from Candidatus Electrothrix aestuarii and contains these coding sequences:
- a CDS encoding ion transporter, producing the protein MKPQQDDYQEKRPFHAPWRGRLHEVIFEADTPAGKAFDVVLIGGILISVITVMLDSIDLFRAQHGSLLYGIEWFFTFLFTGEYILRLLCVGRPLKYAISFYGVIDLLAIIPTYVSLFLPGTQYLLVIRILRILRIFRILKLATYLGEANLLLKALMASRRKISVFLFTVFTLVIIFGSLMYVIEGRENGFTSIPRSIYWAIVTMTTVGYGDISPQTIIGQAFSSIVMILGYGIIAVPTGIVTVEMSQTFKRKVSTQTCLQCSAEGHDVDARYCKFCGAEL
- a CDS encoding tetratricopeptide repeat protein, with amino-acid sequence MDLLELVKTTFIDLMGQIKAIWDLLPDNPDVIWSGWGIAVVSASLAVIGFVCSKLCACLRKPKAASVSLDASELLDENVLTIDKYKEHLLEQHGNYFLEKQKREEIERKLANLEESYQEKLRLLEESQEKLLLLAGKLPKEQLAEAEERLAQGDTELAEQLFDRVAAEAGQTVAEALLQSGRLAEDRLDYSKALRNYAGAADLAPSNPTYLLAAGIMAWKMGDYQRAKEWLEHLLAIREQEGKEDIELALALNELGLVYEYQGCYKKAEPIYKRALEVAEKTLGKEHLHVAAVLNNLARLYVTQSRYEKAVPLYQRSLVIKENKLGKDHPYVTNTLGNLANLYRVQGRYDEAEPLYNSSLKIREEKLGKKHPDVANSLDSIALLYCEQGRYNRAEPLYKRSLEISEETLGKDHPNVAVTLNNLAELYRKQRRYEEADPLYKQSLEISEKALGKDHPSVATTLNNLASLYESQGRYGEAKSLYKRSLEIFEKKLGKDHPSTATILNNLAGLYRTQNRYEKAEPLYLRALAILNAKFPNGHPDIGMIQENYKKMKEMMKAQWAGQLPFPPQATPGLPGKATDTVTE
- a CDS encoding type II toxin-antitoxin system VapC family toxin gives rise to the protein MNKEFVYLETSFVSYLTARPSRDLIVSAHQTISQEWWEQRRSCFEIVISEIVAEEAGQGHPEAAQRRLDLLRDIPFIAVTEEALDFADKLIQSGAVPQKAAQDALHIAVCCVNNVDFLLTWNCKHIANAEKRESIRTAAVEHGLIAPVICTPEELFGDEL
- a CDS encoding serpin family protein; translation: MRGSRDVFKQPHPVSQDLRELTESNIRFALSLYSVLKQEEGNLFFSSYSIFSALAMTYGGARNKTAEEMADALHFTLSQDKLHPAFAELSALYDKMQEAGGVQLHTANSLWPHKEYPLLPEYLELLKMYYGSTSIPLDYAQAAEEARQIINTWVEEKTQGRIKDLIGPDDIDSLTTLVLVNAIYFKGNWASQFDPAQTANAKFTLPDGSTTQVPLMHQRGRFGYIEFEYSESDHGETKRGQILELPYVGNELSMLIILPGRPEDLPELESELKAENLEELTGWLSKEEVDVFLPKFKIDWGTFEFKPPLQDLGIREAFSADADFSGMDGTKSLSIDHILHKAFIEVNEEGTEAAAATAASMTRCISTPKIFRADHPFFFLIRDKATGNILFLGRLLDPERGEQ